One genomic region from Haloterrigena gelatinilytica encodes:
- a CDS encoding cation diffusion facilitator family transporter has translation MASSTSVVLAALFANGAIAMLKFGGYLLTGSPAMLSETYHSISDTGNQIFLLVGIKYGAQEATRSHPFGHGKAQFFYSLLVSIMLFGIAGWESAKHGYDALTHGGVHRASGDVTLFGTQFDPILVNYAVLIGAILFESYALWKAYQGISRQMDEHGWTSLREAFRKTSDVTTLTALTEDSIALAGAGIALLGIYLRRVTGNPMYDAGAALIIGIMLMGFAVALAWENKRLILGESLPKADEDELRAIVTDWDGVTELVDLRTVYFGAEELLLTADVAFDADLDTDEIDERITALERALMEHDDQVQKVYIEPET, from the coding sequence ATGGCCAGTAGCACCTCCGTCGTCCTCGCCGCACTGTTCGCGAACGGTGCGATCGCGATGTTGAAGTTCGGCGGGTATCTGCTGACGGGCAGCCCCGCGATGCTGTCGGAGACGTACCACTCGATCTCGGACACGGGCAACCAGATCTTCCTGCTGGTCGGGATCAAGTACGGCGCCCAGGAGGCGACTCGAAGTCATCCGTTCGGCCACGGGAAGGCGCAGTTCTTCTACAGTCTGCTGGTCAGCATCATGCTCTTCGGCATCGCCGGCTGGGAGAGCGCGAAACACGGTTACGACGCGCTGACCCACGGCGGCGTCCACCGCGCCAGCGGAGACGTCACGCTGTTCGGAACGCAGTTCGACCCGATCCTCGTCAACTACGCCGTGCTGATCGGTGCGATCCTCTTCGAGTCCTACGCGCTCTGGAAGGCCTACCAGGGAATCAGCCGCCAGATGGACGAGCACGGCTGGACGAGTCTCCGCGAGGCGTTCCGGAAGACCAGCGACGTGACGACCCTGACCGCGCTCACCGAGGACTCCATCGCGCTCGCCGGCGCGGGGATCGCCCTCCTCGGGATCTACCTTCGTCGGGTCACCGGAAACCCGATGTACGACGCCGGCGCCGCGCTCATCATCGGGATCATGCTCATGGGCTTCGCCGTCGCACTCGCCTGGGAGAATAAGCGTCTCATCCTCGGCGAGAGCCTGCCGAAAGCGGACGAGGACGAACTCCGCGCGATCGTTACCGACTGGGACGGCGTCACCGAACTCGTCGACCTTCGAACCGTCTACTTCGGGGCCGAGGAACTGCTGCTCACGGCCGACGTCGCGTTCGATGCCGACCTCGACACCGACGAGATCGACGAGCGCATCACGGCGCTTGAACGCGCGCTGATGGAGCACGACGATCAGGTGCAGAAGGTCTACATCGAGCCCGAAACCTAA
- a CDS encoding 2'-5' RNA ligase family protein encodes MYSVNVPVPGRVRRLADELYPELVDFDRVREDHSCLLKRLGEADHVAQLQHRAHRALEGAPAVEARITGIDYFEDPPLGTAPVVYLAVESPGLESIHADLTDSFETVEGLEGSDYVPHVTLARGGDLEAAKRVTDREIEPIRWTVSELEFWDGTYKLPVSRVSLPA; translated from the coding sequence GTGTACAGCGTCAACGTTCCGGTCCCCGGACGCGTCCGCCGGCTCGCCGACGAGCTCTACCCCGAACTCGTCGACTTCGACCGCGTCCGCGAGGACCACTCGTGTCTGCTCAAACGCCTCGGCGAGGCCGACCACGTCGCCCAGCTGCAACACCGCGCCCACCGCGCGCTCGAGGGCGCGCCCGCCGTCGAGGCCCGGATTACGGGCATCGACTACTTCGAGGACCCGCCGCTCGGGACCGCCCCCGTCGTCTACCTCGCCGTCGAGAGCCCCGGCCTCGAGTCGATCCACGCCGACCTGACCGACTCCTTCGAGACCGTCGAGGGGCTCGAGGGCAGCGACTACGTCCCCCACGTCACGCTGGCCCGCGGCGGCGACCTCGAGGCCGCAAAACGGGTGACCGACCGCGAGATCGAACCGATCCGGTGGACGGTCAGCGAACTCGAGTTCTGGGACGGGACGTACAAACTGCCGGTGAGCCGCGTCTCGCTGCCCGCGTGA
- a CDS encoding metallophosphoesterase yields MIAIFSDTHSGDGHELEGEALTAAREADTVIHAGDFTSESALEAVQSECELLYAVHGNADSAAVRERLPTARTVAAGGVRFAVTHRRDGGETGLAMFGRSRDADVVVFGHSHRPTVTETEDLLLLNPGSHADPRGNRPGFAVLEERANGAGLEGEIREPDGTVLESFELAVQHER; encoded by the coding sequence ATGATCGCGATTTTCTCGGACACGCACAGCGGCGACGGCCACGAACTCGAGGGCGAGGCCCTGACCGCGGCCCGCGAGGCCGACACCGTGATCCACGCCGGAGACTTCACGAGCGAGTCGGCCCTCGAGGCCGTTCAATCCGAGTGCGAACTCCTCTACGCCGTCCACGGCAACGCCGACAGCGCGGCCGTCCGAGAGCGCCTGCCGACGGCCCGCACGGTCGCGGCCGGCGGGGTCCGCTTCGCCGTCACCCATCGCCGCGACGGCGGCGAGACGGGACTGGCGATGTTCGGCCGCTCGCGGGACGCCGACGTCGTCGTCTTCGGCCACAGCCATCGGCCGACCGTGACCGAGACCGAGGACCTTCTCCTGTTGAACCCCGGCAGTCACGCCGATCCGCGCGGAAACCGGCCCGGCTTCGCCGTCCTCGAGGAGCGAGCGAACGGAGCGGGTCTCGAGGGCGAGATCCGCGAACCGGACGGAACGGTCCTCGAGTCGTTCGAACTCGCGGTCCAACACGAACGGTAG
- a CDS encoding ATP-binding protein, with translation MSFVIGRGDELAEGPAGRLGRYRALDGSEGADLFLDLDGPHAALVVGKRGYGKSFTMGVIAEELARSRGVAPVIVDPMGVFDTLADGAEGDPVPAEVVASPAVDATSLDPQSWCALLDLSPESGAGSLVWQAATESATIAAMRDHVEATDAPDADRRAAINHLNLAASWDVFDPDGLSAADLGGPEMTIVDVSGLEARAMNAVCRGVGEALYRARVRETIDRLPWLLLDEAHTFFEGVAEPALQTILTRGRAPGVSLVAATQRPGAVPPVGISQSDVLVSHRLTSEADLEALESAQPTYMNGSLDDRMPTEPGEAVVIDDATETVHAAQVRWRDTPHGGDSPRASDYSDSDAAPTAGTD, from the coding sequence ATGAGTTTCGTAATTGGGCGCGGCGACGAGCTGGCAGAGGGACCCGCGGGACGGCTCGGCCGATACCGGGCGCTCGACGGGAGCGAAGGGGCCGACCTCTTTCTCGACCTCGACGGCCCGCACGCCGCGCTCGTCGTCGGCAAGCGCGGGTACGGGAAGTCGTTCACGATGGGCGTCATCGCGGAGGAACTCGCGCGATCGCGGGGCGTCGCGCCCGTGATCGTCGATCCGATGGGCGTCTTCGACACGCTCGCCGACGGCGCCGAGGGCGATCCGGTCCCCGCCGAGGTCGTCGCGTCCCCGGCGGTCGACGCGACCTCGCTCGACCCGCAATCGTGGTGTGCGCTGCTGGATCTCTCGCCGGAAAGCGGCGCCGGGAGCCTCGTCTGGCAGGCCGCGACCGAATCGGCGACCATCGCCGCCATGCGCGACCACGTCGAGGCGACCGACGCGCCCGACGCGGACAGGCGGGCCGCGATCAACCACCTGAACCTCGCGGCGTCGTGGGACGTCTTCGATCCCGACGGCCTCTCGGCGGCCGACCTCGGCGGGCCGGAGATGACGATCGTCGACGTCTCCGGCCTCGAGGCCCGAGCCATGAACGCCGTCTGTCGCGGCGTCGGCGAGGCGCTCTACCGGGCTCGAGTCCGCGAGACGATCGATCGGCTCCCCTGGCTGTTGCTCGACGAGGCCCACACGTTCTTCGAGGGCGTGGCCGAGCCGGCCCTTCAGACGATTCTTACGCGCGGCCGCGCGCCGGGAGTCAGCCTCGTAGCCGCGACCCAGCGGCCCGGCGCCGTCCCGCCGGTCGGCATCTCCCAGTCGGACGTCCTCGTCTCCCACCGGCTCACCTCCGAGGCCGACCTCGAGGCGCTCGAGAGCGCCCAGCCGACGTACATGAACGGGTCGCTCGACGACCGGATGCCGACGGAGCCCGGCGAAGCGGTGGTCATCGACGACGCCACGGAGACCGTCCACGCCGCGCAGGTCCGGTGGCGGGATACGCCCCACGGCGGCGACAGCCCGCGGGCGAGCGATTACAGTGACTCTGACGCCGCTCCGACGGCCGGCACCGACTGA
- a CDS encoding DUF7554 family protein codes for MHDSRGELEVETLLKIVLALLAVFLAFQILQTVIGSIASLLGPFFVLVQLGVAVVVVLWLLERI; via the coding sequence ATGCACGACTCGCGCGGCGAACTCGAGGTCGAGACCCTCCTGAAGATCGTCCTCGCACTGCTCGCCGTCTTTCTGGCGTTTCAGATCCTGCAGACGGTCATCGGCAGTATCGCGAGCCTGCTCGGCCCGTTCTTCGTCCTCGTCCAGTTGGGCGTCGCCGTCGTCGTCGTCCTCTGGCTCCTCGAGCGGATCTGA
- a CDS encoding TrkA C-terminal domain-containing protein, with protein MTVAMPLEALPDALLAVELLQSGDAFGGSTTVEWTRTALLGILGYGLLAGVGALAVAFGYRGATVRKLPRGAAVLAGLALPSGRLLLEAIRRGEVVVDSPLVHYTSGSYLLGLVTAGALAATAGHRLGDRLACGVYDVTRLESDGPAADLVRSAGLAVAVALPGSIDDAEGYPAVDDGVKRDLAGRRFLFPNDLSVPELRSRLEARLESDFDIGYVRADLSADGAVEAVAVGDRRPGISPTLGPDRVAVAIAGDPPARASTGDPVEVWTGGADARQYVATGTLRASAGSITTLLVDADDAEAFDPGRRYRLTTRPETPSAGHALVAAIRASDETVTATAVEDGGPLENEFAGWVPGRALAVERGDEIVSLPADKEPLEAGDTLHVFGTPDELAASPSNADDSTVEADADEPPEATPQTAD; from the coding sequence ATGACGGTCGCGATGCCGCTCGAGGCGCTCCCGGACGCGCTGCTCGCGGTCGAACTCCTGCAGAGCGGCGACGCGTTCGGCGGCTCGACGACGGTCGAATGGACGCGGACGGCCCTGCTCGGCATCCTCGGGTACGGACTGCTGGCGGGCGTCGGCGCGCTCGCGGTCGCGTTCGGCTATCGGGGAGCGACCGTTCGCAAACTACCGCGCGGAGCGGCCGTCCTCGCCGGGCTCGCACTCCCGTCCGGCCGGCTCCTCCTCGAGGCGATCCGCCGCGGCGAGGTCGTCGTCGATTCGCCGCTGGTCCACTACACGTCCGGCAGTTACCTCCTCGGGCTGGTGACCGCGGGCGCCCTCGCCGCGACCGCCGGCCACCGGCTCGGCGACCGGCTCGCGTGCGGCGTTTACGACGTGACGCGACTCGAGTCCGACGGGCCGGCGGCCGACCTCGTCCGGTCGGCCGGACTCGCCGTCGCGGTCGCGCTCCCCGGGTCGATCGACGACGCCGAGGGGTACCCCGCCGTCGACGACGGCGTCAAACGGGACCTCGCGGGACGGCGATTCCTGTTCCCCAACGACCTGTCGGTGCCCGAGCTTCGATCCCGACTCGAGGCGCGCCTCGAGTCCGACTTCGACATCGGCTACGTCCGCGCGGACCTCTCCGCGGACGGCGCCGTCGAGGCCGTCGCGGTCGGCGATCGCCGGCCCGGAATCAGCCCTACGCTCGGACCTGACCGGGTCGCCGTCGCCATCGCCGGCGATCCGCCCGCGCGGGCGAGCACCGGCGATCCGGTCGAGGTCTGGACCGGCGGCGCCGACGCCCGACAGTACGTCGCGACGGGGACGCTGCGAGCGAGCGCGGGATCGATCACGACGCTGCTCGTCGACGCGGACGACGCCGAGGCGTTCGATCCCGGCCGGCGGTATCGCCTCACGACGCGTCCGGAGACGCCGAGCGCCGGTCACGCGCTCGTCGCGGCGATCAGGGCCAGCGACGAGACGGTGACGGCGACCGCGGTCGAGGACGGCGGCCCGCTCGAGAACGAGTTCGCCGGCTGGGTGCCGGGCCGCGCGCTCGCGGTCGAGCGCGGCGACGAGATCGTCTCGCTGCCGGCCGACAAGGAACCGCTCGAGGCCGGCGACACGCTCCACGTCTTCGGGACGCCCGACGAACTCGCGGCGTCGCCCTCGAACGCGGACGACTCGACGGTGGAGGCGGACGCGGACGAACCGCCGGAAGCGACGCCGCAGACGGCGGACTGA
- a CDS encoding DUF7310 family coiled-coil domain-containing protein, translated as MADIDRIDHRLAAVERAVIDGDYEVDELVDLATLTETVDRLETRVDEQERRLAALEAETESLTGFVDNVESVNDDVERQAATAVATVDRLEDRIGELESALEAIRQDPADAEAATGRSKALAGDDPDDADRRNATSTATEVPVAERETAPDDDGAKSPENAVSEIVSGVSSDGDGSGVDDGFEWGAEESATDGRAAASAADESSVAGMDAAEQESVDRLLADSKRDRSESVVGEAAAEDVGDEEPVDSGGFLSSVRSKLP; from the coding sequence ATGGCCGATATCGATCGAATCGACCATCGTCTCGCCGCCGTCGAACGGGCCGTCATCGACGGCGACTACGAGGTCGATGAGTTGGTGGATCTGGCGACGCTCACCGAGACCGTCGACCGCCTCGAGACGCGGGTCGACGAACAGGAACGGCGACTCGCGGCCCTCGAGGCGGAGACGGAGTCGCTGACCGGGTTCGTCGACAACGTCGAGTCGGTCAACGACGACGTCGAGCGGCAGGCCGCGACGGCCGTCGCGACCGTCGACCGCCTCGAGGATCGGATCGGCGAACTCGAGTCGGCCCTCGAGGCGATTCGACAGGACCCCGCCGACGCCGAAGCGGCGACCGGGCGGTCGAAAGCGCTGGCCGGCGACGACCCCGACGACGCCGATCGACGGAACGCGACGTCGACGGCGACCGAAGTTCCAGTCGCCGAACGGGAGACGGCGCCGGACGACGACGGAGCGAAGTCGCCGGAAAACGCGGTCTCGGAGATCGTCAGCGGTGTCAGCAGTGACGGTGATGGCAGCGGTGTCGACGACGGTTTCGAGTGGGGCGCCGAGGAATCGGCCACCGACGGGAGGGCCGCGGCATCGGCGGCCGACGAGTCCAGTGTGGCCGGGATGGACGCGGCCGAACAGGAGTCCGTCGACCGACTGCTCGCCGACTCGAAGCGCGATCGATCCGAATCGGTGGTCGGCGAGGCGGCGGCCGAGGATGTCGGCGACGAGGAACCGGTCGACTCGGGCGGGTTCCTCTCGTCGGTTCGCTCCAAACTGCCGTGA
- a CDS encoding ATP-dependent DNA helicase, with protein sequence MRFFPYDQPYENQREAMDRIHNSLQRGQDVLFEGACGTGKTLSSLVPALEVAREQDKTVVITTNVHQQMRQFVAEARAITREEDIRAIVFKGKSSMCHIDVGYEECQALRDNTRAVVDAERDKRQLERRQRELLEESQEGDGGAADARSAVMDELESIEERLEDLEEQNVCDYYRNNLTRDTDDFFAWLFEDVRTPEEIYEYAEREGFCGYELLKEGIEGVDLVVCNYHHLLDSTIREQFFRWLGRDPEDVIAVFDEAHNVEDAAREHATRTCSERTFDSALDELADADDPRSEDAANVLSAFHRALVETYEDSFGFGERERIGENWEDVPIANEDRKDDLTLEFLQRYSGRGIEDDLEAAMKLGQELDEQYEEAYREGETATRTECQTLQAAAFVSAWMNEGSKEGLYPVVSVTRDAGTDEIYGRAELYTCLPRQVTGQLFEEVYGTILMSATLQPFDVTEDVLGLEDPVTMAYGLQFPEEHRRTYAVETPPLFSSDRDDPAVQTAVTDTIHDAVRMTPGNTLAFFPNYGEASRYAERLEGRTEKTVYLDEPGTAVEELRQQFVADDGAVLCTSLWGTLAEGVSFDGDDAHTVLVVGVPYPHLDDRAEAVQEAYDAAFDGTETGWRYAVEIPTVRKTRQALGRVIRSPEDVGVRALLDRRYSRSAKSDLGRYSVNGTFPHEEREELIDIDPEKLKFSMLNFYGDRDAYDGETPAP encoded by the coding sequence ATGCGCTTTTTCCCGTACGACCAGCCGTACGAGAACCAGCGCGAGGCGATGGACCGCATCCACAACTCCCTGCAACGGGGACAGGACGTCCTCTTCGAGGGAGCCTGCGGGACCGGGAAGACCCTCTCGTCGCTGGTCCCCGCCCTCGAGGTGGCCCGCGAGCAGGACAAGACGGTCGTCATCACGACCAACGTCCACCAGCAGATGCGCCAGTTCGTCGCCGAAGCCCGCGCGATCACCCGCGAGGAGGACATTCGGGCGATCGTGTTCAAGGGGAAATCCTCCATGTGTCACATCGACGTCGGCTACGAGGAGTGTCAGGCGCTGCGCGACAACACCCGCGCCGTCGTCGACGCCGAACGCGACAAGCGACAGCTCGAGCGCCGCCAGCGCGAACTACTGGAGGAGAGTCAGGAGGGCGACGGCGGCGCGGCCGACGCCCGCTCGGCGGTGATGGACGAACTCGAGTCGATCGAGGAGCGCCTCGAGGACTTAGAAGAGCAGAACGTCTGCGACTACTACCGGAATAATCTCACCCGGGATACGGACGACTTCTTCGCGTGGCTCTTCGAGGACGTCCGGACGCCGGAGGAGATCTACGAGTACGCCGAGCGGGAGGGCTTTTGCGGCTACGAACTGCTGAAGGAGGGGATCGAGGGCGTCGACCTGGTCGTCTGTAACTACCACCACCTGCTGGACTCGACGATCCGCGAGCAGTTCTTCCGGTGGCTCGGCCGGGATCCGGAGGACGTCATCGCCGTCTTCGACGAGGCCCACAACGTCGAGGACGCGGCCCGAGAGCACGCCACCCGGACCTGCTCCGAGCGGACCTTCGACTCCGCGCTCGACGAGTTGGCCGACGCCGACGACCCGCGATCCGAGGACGCCGCCAACGTCCTCTCGGCCTTTCACCGCGCGCTCGTCGAGACCTACGAGGACTCCTTCGGCTTCGGCGAGCGCGAGCGGATCGGCGAGAACTGGGAGGACGTCCCCATCGCCAACGAGGACCGGAAGGACGACCTCACGCTCGAGTTCCTCCAGCGCTACTCGGGCCGGGGGATCGAGGACGACCTGGAGGCCGCGATGAAGCTCGGCCAGGAGTTAGACGAACAGTACGAGGAGGCCTACCGGGAGGGCGAGACCGCCACGCGGACCGAGTGTCAGACCCTGCAGGCCGCCGCGTTCGTCAGCGCCTGGATGAACGAGGGGAGCAAGGAGGGGCTCTACCCCGTCGTCTCCGTCACTCGAGACGCGGGCACCGACGAGATCTACGGCCGCGCGGAGCTGTACACCTGTCTCCCCCGCCAGGTCACGGGTCAACTGTTCGAGGAGGTGTACGGGACGATCCTGATGAGCGCGACGCTGCAGCCCTTCGACGTCACCGAGGACGTGCTCGGCCTCGAGGACCCCGTCACCATGGCCTACGGGCTCCAGTTCCCCGAAGAGCATCGGCGCACCTACGCCGTCGAGACGCCGCCGCTGTTCTCGTCGGACCGTGACGATCCCGCGGTCCAGACGGCGGTGACCGACACGATCCACGACGCCGTCCGGATGACGCCGGGGAACACGCTCGCCTTCTTCCCCAACTACGGCGAGGCGAGTCGCTACGCCGAGCGACTCGAGGGGCGGACCGAAAAGACGGTCTATCTGGACGAGCCCGGAACCGCCGTCGAGGAGTTACGCCAGCAGTTCGTCGCGGACGACGGCGCCGTGCTCTGTACCTCGTTGTGGGGAACGCTGGCGGAGGGCGTCAGCTTCGACGGCGACGACGCACACACCGTGCTGGTCGTCGGCGTCCCGTACCCCCACCTCGACGACCGCGCCGAGGCGGTTCAAGAGGCCTACGACGCGGCGTTCGACGGGACCGAGACGGGCTGGCGGTACGCCGTCGAGATCCCGACGGTTCGCAAGACGAGACAGGCGCTCGGTCGGGTCATCCGCTCGCCGGAGGACGTCGGCGTCCGGGCCCTGCTCGACCGGCGCTACTCGCGGTCGGCGAAGTCGGACCTGGGCCGGTACAGCGTCAACGGCACCTTCCCCCACGAGGAGCGCGAGGAACTGATCGACATCGACCCCGAGAAGCTGAAGTTTTCGATGCTGAACTTCTACGGCGATCGCGACGCCTACGACGGCGAGACGCCGGCGCCCTAG